The proteins below are encoded in one region of Syntrophotalea carbinolica DSM 2380:
- a CDS encoding heteromeric transposase endonuclease subunit TnsA produces the protein MPVRKIPKNYRNITGYVASSKNEDSTGFESGLEKDFFMILDFDHNVQRYEEQPVRIEYLDRAGKSRTYTPDGLVVFRKDIVPAKDMCPWLCEIKYRNDLLNDWKKYKPKFKAARKYAKSRGWRFRILTEKEIRTPYLKNVKFLRPYRRVPACSEFRELLLQAMFELREADPQSLLLAVFQDKWRRAELLPVLWRMVYEKRIGTDLTLPLTMHSRIWTTEI, from the coding sequence ATGCCTGTCCGGAAAATTCCCAAGAACTATCGCAACATCACCGGCTACGTCGCCAGTTCCAAGAACGAGGACTCAACAGGCTTCGAGTCCGGGCTGGAGAAGGATTTTTTCATGATACTGGACTTCGATCACAACGTCCAGCGGTACGAGGAACAGCCGGTTCGGATTGAATACTTGGACAGGGCTGGCAAGTCCCGAACTTATACCCCGGACGGGCTGGTGGTCTTTCGCAAGGACATTGTGCCAGCAAAGGACATGTGTCCTTGGCTGTGTGAAATCAAATACCGGAACGATTTGCTGAATGACTGGAAGAAATACAAACCCAAATTCAAGGCCGCACGCAAGTACGCCAAGAGCCGCGGCTGGCGGTTTCGGATATTAACCGAAAAGGAAATTCGCACGCCGTACCTGAAGAACGTCAAGTTTCTACGTCCTTACCGCCGCGTGCCGGCCTGTTCTGAGTTCCGGGAACTGCTGCTGCAGGCCATGTTCGAGCTTCGGGAGGCCGATCCGCAATCACTATTGCTGGCGGTGTTCCAGGATAAGTGGCGGCGCGCTGAGCTTTTGCCCGTCTTGTGGCGCATGGTCTATGAGAAAAGGATCGGCACCGACCTGACCTTGCCATTAACCATGCACAGCCGCATCTGGACGACCGAGATCTGA
- a CDS encoding type II secretion system protein gives MCRIFQNQRGVALMAVLIMVVIMGLGAGIVGTTWKTKVQRSKEQELLWRGNQYRKAIASYYRVTRATYPPNLEVLERDPRFLQRVRHIRRFFKDPITGTDFVLIRDASGTITGVRSSSNLEPFKKDGFPHEYAHFANCKRYSEWEFVYKPENRNTAVPSTTETPLQESLP, from the coding sequence ATGTGTCGGATTTTCCAAAACCAACGCGGCGTGGCCCTGATGGCGGTGCTTATCATGGTTGTCATCATGGGCCTCGGCGCGGGCATTGTCGGCACCACCTGGAAAACCAAAGTGCAGCGCTCCAAAGAGCAGGAACTGCTATGGCGGGGCAACCAGTATCGCAAGGCCATTGCGAGCTATTATCGGGTGACCCGTGCGACATATCCTCCCAATCTTGAGGTATTGGAGCGCGATCCCCGGTTTCTCCAGCGCGTTCGCCATATCCGCCGTTTTTTCAAGGATCCGATCACCGGAACGGATTTCGTTCTGATCAGGGATGCCTCGGGAACCATAACCGGGGTGCGCTCATCCAGCAACCTCGAGCCTTTCAAAAAAGACGGCTTTCCTCACGAATACGCCCATTTCGCCAACTGCAAACGCTATAGCGAGTGGGAGTTTGTCTACAAACCGGAAAACAGAAACACGGCCGTACCTTCGACAACCGAAACACCCCTCCAAGAATCACTGCCCTGA
- a CDS encoding type II secretion system F family protein encodes MPFYDCRLGSPSGKMIKESFEAVSAEALRARLRNEGFHVIALRRRFSFFAGGGKKDSGRISSRQFLTFNQEMLVLLRSGLPMLQVLDATLERLDAGPLQRSVQQVREAVKGGASLSSAFGQFPRYFPYLYLAALQAGEQTGDLAVTIQRYVNYQKRIGQVKNKVKMAAFYPAMLCLAAIGILVFMVLFVVPRFAEIFRDAKLDLPWVTRLLITLADLLTGHFLWLVPIVLLSPVMLRHIRVNSGLRVIVDYWKLKLVFVGPLFLEYSLLNFTRTLATLMSSGIPLLPAMRMSRKTLNNRYLENHLEQAAERITEGKTPASALEEAGFFPSLALRMVKAGERSGALQEMLLEVAGYYEDQVEERLWRLSSMIEPLMMLLIGLLIGGVVVAMYIPIFQLASAA; translated from the coding sequence ATGCCGTTTTACGATTGCCGCCTGGGATCGCCATCAGGGAAGATGATTAAAGAATCGTTTGAGGCTGTCAGCGCCGAGGCTTTACGTGCCCGGTTGCGCAACGAGGGCTTCCACGTGATCGCTTTACGTCGTCGGTTTTCGTTTTTTGCCGGTGGGGGCAAAAAAGATTCGGGGCGAATCTCCAGCCGACAGTTTCTGACATTCAACCAGGAAATGCTGGTCCTGTTACGCTCTGGGCTACCGATGCTGCAGGTGCTTGACGCCACTCTGGAAAGGCTTGATGCAGGTCCGTTGCAGCGGTCCGTACAGCAGGTTCGCGAAGCGGTAAAAGGTGGAGCCAGCCTTTCGTCGGCCTTCGGGCAGTTCCCCCGTTATTTCCCCTATCTGTATCTGGCCGCTCTTCAAGCCGGAGAACAGACCGGCGATTTGGCGGTGACCATTCAGCGTTATGTAAATTATCAAAAACGGATCGGGCAGGTAAAAAACAAGGTTAAAATGGCGGCTTTCTACCCGGCTATGCTTTGCCTGGCGGCGATCGGCATCCTGGTTTTCATGGTGTTGTTCGTGGTGCCTAGGTTCGCGGAAATCTTTCGGGATGCGAAGCTCGACCTGCCCTGGGTTACCCGACTGCTGATCACCCTGGCAGATCTTTTGACGGGGCATTTTCTCTGGCTGGTGCCGATAGTCCTTTTATCCCCCGTGATGTTGCGCCACATTCGAGTAAATTCCGGATTGCGAGTGATTGTCGACTACTGGAAACTGAAACTGGTTTTTGTAGGACCGCTGTTTCTCGAATATTCGCTGCTTAATTTTACTCGTACCCTGGCGACCCTTATGTCAAGCGGTATACCGCTGCTTCCGGCAATGAGAATGAGTCGCAAAACCCTGAATAACCGGTACCTGGAAAATCATCTGGAGCAGGCCGCCGAACGGATCACTGAAGGGAAAACTCCCGCCAGTGCGCTGGAGGAAGCTGGGTTTTTTCCGTCCCTGGCCTTACGGATGGTAAAGGCGGGAGAGCGCAGCGGTGCCCTGCAGGAGATGCTTCTCGAGGTGGCTGGTTACTACGAAGATCAGGTCGAAGAGCGCCTGTGGCGGTTGAGCAGTATGATTGAACCCCTCATGATGCTCCTGATCGGACTGTTGATCGGGGGGGTTGTGGTGGCGATGTATATTCCCATCTTTCAATTGGCCAGTGCGGCCTGA
- a CDS encoding Mu transposase C-terminal domain-containing protein: MNGNLELVPGQSVLFSGKTYRITHLLDLHSVLAEDVATGEKKRLSIEGIRPMEAPSKGEDEETVAPELSLISDEDWLVAQERFNIIRPLLQNKGRTLDDVKKRAKLAKVHPATIYRWIEAYEDLGRVSALLTNRSSGGRGKGRLPKEVEKILEGTIKGKYLSKKRYSITKTFKEVAGLCRNANLQAPSLNTVRNRILLLSEKEKMSCRHGADKAEETFGPVLGSFPEADWPLAVIQIDHTKLDIILVDDLDRRPVGRPWITLAIDVFSRMVAGLYVSFDPPSALSVGLCLSHAILGKEKWLAKHQITTPWPVWGLPGTVHADNAKEFRGNMLKRACQDYQIDLVWRPVARPHFGGHIERLLGTFNEDIHALPGTTFSNIQQREGYDSEGSAAMTLSEFEKWLAIFITEVYHQKAHSAIKTSPIQMFERGIFGDGESPGRGLPARVMDEDRLRLDLMPYTKRSVQKYGIVIDEVHYYHDVLRRWINAKEPGDQKKRKFLIRRDPRDISVIFFHDPEVNQYYEIPYRDSSRPAISIWEFREARRRLKEEGTKDINEDLIFDAYERMRALEEQAVKETKKTRRMRQRKRTHLEASQNRPSTEPQAPDSELNLDNLSEDIAPFDEMEEW, translated from the coding sequence ATGAACGGTAATCTCGAACTGGTACCCGGCCAGTCGGTCCTCTTTTCCGGCAAAACTTATCGGATCACCCACTTGTTGGACCTTCATTCGGTCTTGGCCGAGGACGTGGCCACCGGGGAAAAGAAGCGGCTTTCCATCGAAGGAATCCGCCCCATGGAGGCGCCTTCAAAAGGCGAAGACGAGGAAACCGTCGCACCAGAATTGTCCCTGATCAGCGACGAAGATTGGCTTGTAGCGCAAGAGCGATTCAACATCATTCGCCCCTTGCTGCAAAACAAAGGCAGAACCCTCGATGATGTCAAGAAACGGGCGAAATTGGCCAAGGTCCACCCTGCCACCATCTACCGTTGGATCGAGGCCTATGAGGACCTGGGCCGCGTCTCTGCCCTTCTTACCAACCGTTCCTCCGGCGGGCGCGGAAAAGGCCGTCTGCCCAAGGAAGTGGAAAAGATCTTGGAAGGAACCATTAAGGGTAAATACCTGTCCAAGAAACGCTATTCCATCACCAAGACTTTTAAGGAAGTGGCGGGGCTTTGCCGCAACGCCAATCTTCAGGCCCCCTCCCTTAACACTGTGCGCAACCGCATCCTGCTTCTTTCCGAAAAGGAGAAGATGAGCTGTCGCCATGGTGCCGACAAGGCCGAGGAAACCTTCGGACCTGTCCTGGGCAGCTTCCCCGAGGCCGATTGGCCCCTGGCCGTGATTCAGATCGACCACACCAAGCTCGACATCATCCTCGTGGACGATCTCGACCGCAGACCCGTGGGAAGACCGTGGATCACCCTGGCCATCGATGTGTTCAGCCGGATGGTGGCTGGCCTTTATGTCTCCTTCGATCCTCCGAGCGCCCTGTCTGTTGGACTTTGCCTGTCCCACGCGATCCTGGGCAAGGAAAAATGGCTGGCCAAGCACCAAATCACCACTCCTTGGCCGGTCTGGGGACTCCCCGGGACCGTTCACGCTGACAACGCTAAGGAGTTCCGTGGCAATATGCTCAAGCGAGCCTGCCAAGACTACCAGATCGACCTGGTCTGGCGTCCGGTGGCCCGGCCCCATTTCGGTGGACACATCGAGAGGCTCCTGGGGACTTTCAACGAGGACATCCACGCCCTTCCCGGGACCACCTTTTCGAACATCCAGCAACGGGAGGGATACGACTCCGAGGGTTCGGCGGCCATGACCTTGTCAGAGTTCGAAAAATGGTTGGCGATCTTCATCACTGAGGTGTACCACCAAAAGGCGCACAGCGCGATCAAGACCAGCCCCATCCAGATGTTCGAGCGTGGTATCTTCGGCGACGGAGAGAGCCCCGGGCGGGGTCTTCCGGCCAGGGTCATGGATGAGGATCGACTACGCTTGGACCTGATGCCCTACACCAAACGCTCGGTCCAGAAATACGGAATAGTGATCGACGAAGTTCATTATTACCATGACGTGTTGCGCCGGTGGATCAACGCTAAGGAGCCTGGCGACCAAAAAAAACGCAAGTTTCTGATCCGAAGGGATCCCCGGGACATCAGCGTCATTTTCTTCCATGATCCGGAGGTCAACCAGTATTACGAGATTCCCTACCGGGACAGTTCCCGGCCTGCGATCAGCATTTGGGAATTTCGCGAGGCTAGACGCCGGCTCAAGGAAGAGGGAACCAAGGACATCAACGAGGATCTGATCTTCGACGCCTACGAGCGCATGCGAGCCTTGGAGGAACAGGCCGTCAAGGAGACCAAGAAGACCAGGCGAATGAGGCAGCGAAAGCGTACCCATCTGGAAGCCTCTCAGAACAGGCCCTCCACTGAACCGCAAGCGCCCGATTCCGAACTGAACCTGGACAATCTCAGCGAGGACATCGCGCCGTTCGACGAGATGGAAGAGTGGTAA
- a CDS encoding YifB family Mg chelatase-like AAA ATPase yields MSGGSVPRPGEVSLSHNGVLFLDELLEFKKNVLEMLRQPLEDGQVTISRASSTLTYPARFMLVAATNPCPCGYLGDSLQSCSCTPLMIQRYRSRLSGPLLDRIDLHIEVPRIPHRDLSDPADGESSAAIRARVEQARDIQRQRFAGTATTCNAHMTSRQLRRFCSLDKEGEQLMEMVTDRLGYSARTYTRILKVARTIADLAGCEHILQPHLAEAIQYRSLDRKTL; encoded by the coding sequence ATGTCAGGCGGGTCGGTACCCCGCCCCGGGGAAGTGTCCCTCTCCCACAACGGCGTACTGTTTCTCGACGAACTGCTCGAATTCAAGAAAAACGTGCTGGAGATGCTGCGCCAGCCTTTGGAGGACGGCCAGGTCACCATCAGCCGCGCCTCCTCGACTTTGACCTATCCCGCCCGTTTCATGCTGGTGGCCGCCACCAATCCCTGCCCCTGCGGTTATCTCGGCGACAGCCTGCAGTCGTGCAGTTGTACCCCGCTGATGATCCAGCGTTACCGCTCGCGGCTGTCCGGGCCGCTGCTCGACCGCATCGATCTGCACATCGAAGTGCCGCGCATTCCCCACCGCGACCTGTCCGACCCTGCCGACGGTGAAAGCAGCGCTGCCATCCGCGCCCGCGTCGAGCAGGCCCGCGACATTCAGCGGCAACGTTTCGCCGGTACGGCCACCACCTGCAACGCCCACATGACCAGCCGCCAGCTGCGCCGTTTCTGCAGCCTCGATAAGGAAGGCGAGCAGTTGATGGAAATGGTCACCGACCGCTTGGGCTATTCCGCCCGTACCTATACGCGCATCCTCAAAGTGGCCCGCACCATCGCAGATCTGGCAGGCTGCGAGCATATCCTGCAACCGCACCTAGCTGAGGCGATTCAATATCGCAGTCTGGATCGTAAGACGTTGTAA
- a CDS encoding RHS repeat-associated core domain-containing protein yields the protein MNLFKWILLCVLVLLTAPGLVFADDPEYDPFYTKGVPLDAAPPIQGVFEEVDPFSGNLKIVQTDLDLPQNGGLELKIQRTYDSAIWSRRDTCYPGIVAINRMSPVGIGWTMHMGIVRNPWGNDPVLELPDGSRHAFYRDINDPTYTKKISKDFWVYKRVSEDPDPDRWEAISPNGIVYTFEYTWKNGDGVGYNDGSIVAQCIKIENPQRTSSISISYFNNFESGLAPAYSYIKSIVDTTGRTINFSYDLTLDPLNPKHQLKSISYGNQTFTYKYNKFYPPNGWIVNYLKEAIPPVGNSWKYAYEFPEGTMSWGQLAKFTYPTGGVIEYSYDDIKFATGIVSPAFRVITQRKTSGRDIPTGTWTYQYNSGGSSGDVTTITGPDGMKEVYSYYGWGNSRSGNVWRVGQLTEKKLYKGTTLLQTESYNWGAPNTSGGVKVSTNRLENADWNGTGGMVIDSFIWVPFLTSKVVARDGKTYTTTFSNHDSYGNPKKVVETGDKTRTTQLTYWTNAGKNIVQGKPATEKVTGGFPGSFTTSYTYDTNGNLTKLNKYGVITKYTYAKNGNLSKIIDANTKTWTYAWSKGRISKITNPIYSVSRVINANGTIAKQTNGRGYATLYTYDKNLRLTKVTPPLGNAISYTYPADSSYRKETRGSFFTKAYFDGFGRPTGSLNSKGVRSDIDYKAYGSKNFTDSNVGDKVSFDALERPAQAVHKDNKAIQYVYSGNTVTVKDEAGNSTVQTYNAFGSPDEKLLVAVKDANGHTAGYNYNILGSLTTITYGGITRSFGYNGKNFLTSESNPETGSITYGRDNVGNLTGKTDGTGTLSYTYDAINRLTKIAKGTEIITIGYDKADNRTFLLSPDASYSFVFDKANRLTAKNETILGTAYTSSYAYDGNDNLTGITYPGNRVVTYQYNGYNEVTTIPGFVASATYNLAGQPLGYTHGNGLGAVYTYNARYLPTGMSAGSIMGYTYGYDSRGNTVSITNGLDANKDQSFGYDKLNRITAFNGAWGNGSFTYDTSGNRLTKTIDGVDTTYNYASNRLTGTTGNEPGSYAYNTAGHLTSGAWGGKSYSLTYDGFNQVKSFTSGGTLVAEAGYDGDGLRIKKITADGTTVYHYDPAGNVLSEDQPDGSKTDYIYLNGKLLAKVDVNAELAEEVFFYHTDFAGTPLAMSDASGQKIWEADDKPFGEEFTVDGNGENDKRFVGKEKDEETGLNYFGARYLSAQTGRFLAPDPVRAVDIVRGEINASLLTEPQRLSTYTYSINNPYRFVDSRGLQVSAILDTKTNTLTITDSDKEVTISVSAFTGGHLDKNGNIVKPGVAPQTPASPGTYFITDNPNYRPNHPNWYGLLKNDDTIDDYFDNNRGGARLHGGTLSYGCVTIPYTKNKREDWNKVLNILKNTKTEAINYRKGPHWYNKSGRITKYGTLQIK from the coding sequence ATGAACCTTTTCAAGTGGATTCTTCTATGCGTCCTGGTGCTTTTGACTGCACCGGGCCTGGTCTTTGCTGACGATCCTGAGTACGACCCCTTTTATACCAAGGGCGTTCCCCTGGATGCCGCCCCTCCCATTCAAGGTGTCTTCGAGGAAGTAGATCCTTTCTCGGGCAACCTGAAGATCGTTCAAACCGATCTGGACTTACCCCAGAACGGTGGCCTGGAGCTCAAAATTCAGCGTACTTACGACAGTGCCATCTGGAGCCGGCGGGATACGTGTTATCCCGGCATTGTCGCCATAAACAGAATGAGTCCCGTGGGCATCGGGTGGACCATGCATATGGGGATCGTGCGCAACCCGTGGGGAAACGATCCTGTTTTGGAGTTGCCTGATGGCTCCAGACACGCTTTTTATAGGGATATAAACGATCCCACTTATACAAAAAAAATATCCAAAGATTTTTGGGTATACAAAAGAGTCTCTGAAGATCCAGACCCAGATCGATGGGAGGCGATTTCTCCTAATGGTATTGTATATACATTTGAGTATACCTGGAAGAATGGTGACGGTGTTGGCTACAATGATGGTTCAATTGTGGCACAGTGCATTAAGATTGAGAATCCACAAAGGACGTCTTCAATATCAATTAGTTACTTTAATAACTTTGAATCCGGCCTGGCTCCGGCCTATTCCTATATCAAGTCGATTGTTGATACCACCGGCAGAACAATTAATTTTAGCTATGACTTAACCCTTGACCCGTTAAATCCAAAACATCAACTCAAATCAATATCCTACGGAAATCAAACTTTCACTTATAAATATAATAAATTCTATCCGCCAAATGGCTGGATAGTAAATTATCTCAAGGAAGCGATTCCCCCTGTTGGTAATTCATGGAAATATGCCTATGAATTTCCAGAAGGGACAATGTCTTGGGGACAGTTGGCAAAATTCACCTATCCAACCGGCGGAGTCATTGAATACTCCTATGATGATATTAAATTTGCTACGGGTATAGTTAGTCCTGCATTCAGAGTCATCACGCAAAGAAAGACCAGTGGCCGCGACATCCCGACAGGAACTTGGACCTACCAATATAACTCGGGAGGGTCTTCCGGGGATGTGACGACCATTACTGGCCCGGACGGAATGAAGGAGGTCTATAGCTACTACGGCTGGGGCAACAGCCGGAGTGGTAATGTGTGGCGAGTCGGGCAGCTTACAGAGAAGAAACTCTACAAGGGGACCACTCTGCTCCAGACCGAGTCCTACAACTGGGGTGCTCCCAACACCTCGGGCGGGGTGAAGGTTTCCACCAACCGGTTGGAAAATGCAGACTGGAACGGTACCGGTGGGATGGTGATTGATTCATTTATCTGGGTGCCTTTCCTGACGTCGAAGGTGGTCGCCCGCGACGGCAAGACCTATACGACGACCTTCAGCAATCACGACTCCTATGGCAATCCGAAAAAGGTTGTCGAGACCGGTGACAAAACCCGGACCACCCAGTTAACCTATTGGACCAATGCCGGCAAGAACATCGTGCAGGGCAAACCGGCCACCGAAAAGGTCACCGGCGGGTTTCCCGGATCTTTTACCACCAGTTACACCTATGACACCAACGGCAATCTGACCAAACTGAACAAGTATGGCGTTATCACGAAATACACATATGCCAAGAACGGCAATCTCTCGAAAATCATCGACGCCAACACCAAAACCTGGACCTACGCCTGGTCAAAGGGCCGCATCTCCAAAATCACCAATCCGATCTACAGCGTTTCGCGTGTCATCAACGCCAACGGAACCATTGCCAAACAAACCAACGGCAGGGGCTACGCCACCCTCTACACCTATGACAAAAACCTGCGTTTAACCAAGGTCACGCCGCCGCTGGGCAATGCCATCTCCTACACCTATCCCGCCGACAGCTCCTACCGCAAGGAAACCAGGGGAAGTTTTTTTACAAAGGCCTACTTTGACGGATTCGGACGGCCGACGGGATCCCTGAACAGCAAGGGGGTCCGCTCCGATATCGACTACAAGGCCTACGGCAGCAAAAATTTCACCGATTCCAATGTCGGCGACAAGGTCTCTTTCGATGCCCTGGAAAGACCGGCCCAGGCCGTTCACAAGGACAACAAGGCAATCCAGTATGTTTACTCGGGCAACACCGTCACGGTTAAAGATGAAGCCGGCAACAGCACCGTACAGACCTATAATGCCTTCGGCAGTCCGGACGAAAAGCTGCTGGTCGCGGTCAAGGATGCCAATGGCCATACCGCCGGCTACAACTACAACATCCTCGGCAGTCTGACCACCATCACCTATGGCGGGATCACACGCAGTTTCGGCTACAACGGCAAGAATTTTCTGACCTCCGAATCGAATCCCGAAACCGGTTCCATCACCTATGGGCGTGACAACGTCGGCAACCTGACCGGCAAAACCGACGGCACCGGAACCCTCTCCTACACCTACGATGCGATCAACAGGCTGACGAAGATTGCCAAAGGCACGGAAATCATCACCATCGGCTATGACAAGGCGGATAACCGCACTTTCCTGCTCTCCCCCGACGCCAGTTACAGCTTTGTCTTCGATAAGGCCAATCGCTTGACCGCCAAAAACGAAACCATCCTGGGGACGGCCTATACCTCAAGCTACGCCTACGACGGCAACGACAATCTCACCGGCATTACCTATCCGGGCAACCGGGTCGTTACCTATCAATACAACGGGTACAACGAAGTCACCACCATCCCCGGATTCGTCGCCTCGGCCACCTACAATCTCGCCGGACAACCGCTCGGCTACACCCATGGCAACGGGCTGGGCGCCGTCTATACCTACAATGCCCGTTATCTGCCGACCGGGATGAGCGCCGGATCGATCATGGGCTATACCTACGGCTACGATTCACGGGGCAACACCGTCAGCATCACGAACGGGCTGGACGCAAACAAAGACCAGAGCTTCGGCTATGACAAGCTCAACCGCATCACCGCCTTCAACGGCGCCTGGGGAAACGGCTCCTTTACCTACGATACCTCCGGCAACCGCCTGACCAAAACCATCGACGGAGTTGACACCACCTACAATTACGCCTCCAACCGCCTGACCGGCACCACCGGCAACGAGCCCGGCTCGTATGCCTACAATACCGCCGGACACCTGACCTCGGGCGCCTGGGGCGGCAAAAGCTACAGCCTGACTTACGACGGCTTCAACCAGGTTAAATCCTTCACGTCGGGCGGTACCCTGGTGGCCGAGGCCGGTTACGACGGGGACGGTTTGCGGATCAAAAAGATCACCGCAGACGGCACCACCGTCTACCATTACGATCCGGCCGGAAACGTGCTATCCGAGGACCAGCCCGATGGCAGCAAAACCGACTATATCTACCTCAACGGCAAGCTGCTGGCCAAGGTTGATGTCAACGCCGAACTTGCAGAAGAGGTTTTCTTCTATCATACTGATTTTGCAGGGACGCCGCTGGCCATGAGCGACGCCTCGGGGCAAAAGATCTGGGAGGCGGACGACAAGCCCTTCGGCGAGGAGTTTACGGTAGACGGCAATGGCGAGAACGACAAACGGTTTGTCGGCAAGGAGAAGGATGAGGAGACCGGGCTGAACTACTTCGGGGCGCGGTATCTGTCGGCACAAACGGGACGGTTTCTCGCGCCGGATCCGGTTAGGGCGGTGGATATTGTTCGGGGGGAAATTAATGCCTCGCTCTTGACTGAGCCCCAACGACTGAGTACTTATACTTATTCCATAAATAATCCTTATAGATTTGTAGATTCAAGAGGACTCCAAGTATCAGCAATTCTAGATACAAAAACTAACACGTTAACGATTACTGATTCTGACAAGGAAGTAACGATCAGTGTATCAGCGTTTACGGGAGGGCACCTTGACAAAAATGGAAATATCGTAAAACCGGGCGTAGCACCACAGACACCAGCGTCTCCCGGTACATATTTCATCACTGACAATCCAAACTATAGGCCAAATCATCCAAATTGGTATGGGTTACTAAAAAATGATGATACTATTGATGATTATTTCGACAATAATCGCGGAGGAGCAAGACTTCACGGCGGCACGCTAAGTTATGGTTGTGTTACAATTCCTTACACAAAAAACAAGCGCGAAGATTGGAATAAAGTTTTAAATATATTAAAAAACACAAAAACCGAAGCTATTAATTATCGCAAAGGCCCACATTGGTATAATAAATCGGGAAGGATAACTAAATATGGAACTTTACAAATTAAATAA